In a single window of the Osmia bicornis bicornis chromosome 7, iOsmBic2.1, whole genome shotgun sequence genome:
- the LOC114875394 gene encoding nicotinamidase-like has protein sequence MAARGTESVTNSFCGKKRRSMEKFLTEFDLLKEETGLNYTNFHSICAALFQPHELEKEERRLEDIFNLFDGDNDGILKGQEWKIFIHWLRVIFEPITALLVVDVQNDFIDGSLALRRCGCNQDGVDVVEPINRLIRKGHFDNIIYSLDWHPENHISFHENLHLRELHLDSKVTKENAKPLSTVIFAEPYMEQILWPKHCVMNTWGAQLHKDLVIVPHSEQVRKGQHPELEAYSVFFDNNSKNSVELQTILRKSGVTHVFVCGLAYDVCVKATCLDGLRLGYALAVIDDCCRGVDTNNIETTKELIIENGGLITDSNTVLSLVNEGKRSLIMSHQSAKAMTSILSSGTPANDSETIDYI, from the exons ATGGCAGCAAGAGGTACCGAATCAGTAACCAATTCTTTTTGCGGGAAAAAGCGGCGTTCTATGGAGAAGTTTTTGACGGAATTCGACTTGCTGAAAGAAGAAACCGGTTTAAATTATACgaattttcattcgatttgCGCGGCACTTTTCCAGCCGCATGAACTCGAAAAGGAAGAACGGAGACTTGAAGACATCTTCAATTTATTCGATGGCGATAACGATGGTATTTTGAAAGGACAGGAATGGAAAAT ATTCATCCATTGGTTGCGAGTAATTTTTGAACCAATAACTGCACTCCTCGTCGTGGATGTGCAAAATGATTTTATCGACGGATCCTTAGCTCTCCGTCGATGTGGATGTAATCAGGACGGAGTTGATGTGGTTGAACCGATAAATCGTTTAATAAGAAAAGGGCattttgataatattatttattctttggACTGGCACCCAGAAAATCATATTAGCTTTCatgaaaatttacatttacGTGAATTGCATCTAGATTCAAag GTGACAAAAGAAAATGCGAAGCCGTTGAGTACCGTAATTTTCGCGGAACCTTATATGGAACAAATACTTTGGCCCAAGCACTGCGTCATGAATACATGGGGGGCCCAGTTGCACAAAGACCTGGTGATTGTGCCACATTCAGAGCAG GTACGCAAAGGTCAACATCCGGAGTTGGAAGCTTACTCGGTGTTTTTCGATAATAATTCGAAAAACTCCGTGGAATTGCAAACAATTCTGCGTAAATCAGGCGTCACACATGTATTTGTATGCGGTTTAGCTTACGACGTTTGCGTAAAAGCGACCTGTTTAGATGGACTTCGATTAGGATACGCGTTAGCGGTGATTGATGACTGTTGCCGCGGCGTCGATACGAATAACATCGAGACTACAAAAGAGCTAATTATTGAGAATGGAGGTCTGATCACCGACAGTAACACCGTGCTGTCGTTGGTGAACGAGGGAAAACGGAGTCTTATCATGAGCCATCAATCTGCAAAGGCAATGACCTCGATTCTGTCCTCCGGAACACCCGCGAATGATTCTGAAACAATAGATTatatataa
- the LOC114875349 gene encoding 5'-deoxynucleotidase HDDC2 isoform X2: protein MFVEKHMKRTGWVIRNIPEPETIAGHMYRMAMLSFLVDNKENLDKVKIMQMALIHDLAECIVGDITPHCGVPPEEKHRREDEAMEDICKLLGDKGPMILEMFREYEKQESPEARYVKDLDRLDLIMQAYEYEKRDNVPGELEEFFVATNGKIRHPFINKLACEITARREALCHNSTSPK, encoded by the exons ATGTTTGTGGAAAAA CATATGAAAAGAACAGGATGggtaattagaaatattcCTGAACCAGAAACAATAGCTGGCCATATGTATAGGATGGCAATGCTTTCATTCCTAGTggataataaagaaaatttggaTAAAGTCAA GATCATGCAGATGGCTTTAATACATGACTTAGCAGAATGTATTGTGGGAGACATAACACCTCACTGCGGTGTACCACCTGAAGAAAAACATAGGAGAGAGGATGAAGCTATGGAGGATATCTGTAAATTGTTGGGGGATAAAGGTCCTATGATATTAGAAATGTTTAGA GAATACGAAAAACAGGAATCACCAGAAGCGAGATATGTTAAGGATTTGGATAGATTAGATTTAATCATGCAGGCTTATGAGTATGAAAAGAGAGACAATGTTCCTGGAGAGTTGGAGGAATTTTTTGTTGCAACTAATGGAAAGATTAGACATcctttcattaataaattagCTTGTGAAATTACTGCAAGAAGAGAAGCTCTATGTCACAATTCAACTAGCccgaaatga
- the LOC114875349 gene encoding 5'-deoxynucleotidase HDDC2 isoform X1 — MEMEKLQEFMELLGRLKHMKRTGWVIRNIPEPETIAGHMYRMAMLSFLVDNKENLDKVKIMQMALIHDLAECIVGDITPHCGVPPEEKHRREDEAMEDICKLLGDKGPMILEMFREYEKQESPEARYVKDLDRLDLIMQAYEYEKRDNVPGELEEFFVATNGKIRHPFINKLACEITARREALCHNSTSPK; from the exons atggaaatggaaaaattacaGGAGTTTATGGAATTGCTTGGTCGATTAAAG CATATGAAAAGAACAGGATGggtaattagaaatattcCTGAACCAGAAACAATAGCTGGCCATATGTATAGGATGGCAATGCTTTCATTCCTAGTggataataaagaaaatttggaTAAAGTCAA GATCATGCAGATGGCTTTAATACATGACTTAGCAGAATGTATTGTGGGAGACATAACACCTCACTGCGGTGTACCACCTGAAGAAAAACATAGGAGAGAGGATGAAGCTATGGAGGATATCTGTAAATTGTTGGGGGATAAAGGTCCTATGATATTAGAAATGTTTAGA GAATACGAAAAACAGGAATCACCAGAAGCGAGATATGTTAAGGATTTGGATAGATTAGATTTAATCATGCAGGCTTATGAGTATGAAAAGAGAGACAATGTTCCTGGAGAGTTGGAGGAATTTTTTGTTGCAACTAATGGAAAGATTAGACATcctttcattaataaattagCTTGTGAAATTACTGCAAGAAGAGAAGCTCTATGTCACAATTCAACTAGCccgaaatga